The sequence CATCTTCCCAGGAAAGTTCACGTGGCAGTGCTTTTTTTAAATCATATATGGTTCTGTATCGGTCAATGACCATGATGTCGCTCAATGGCGAGATGCGCTCTACACGGTTTATCAAAATTGATTCATCACGGTTAGGGGCTTCAATCTTTTCTTCACGAGATATATCTTCAACGGCATTTAATGCTTCCGAAATTAATTCAGGAGTAAATATTACTTGAGCTATCTCAAAAATTACAAAAAATTCGGGAGGCAATATAACCGATAGCTCATCAAAAAGGCCTAACGAATCCCAGTACTCAAAGAAATCAAGACTTGGCCGTGACGGAGCCTGTAATGTAGTAATTACTTGTGACATGGTACCTACAATATAGCAAAATAGTCTTTAGTTATGCCTTCTTTGAGTTCTCGCACTTCCTCCACGGCAGGCTGTAATTCGGTTAAGCTTCGCTTTAAGGTTTCAAGTGTAATCTCGTCATCGCTTGCTCGGGACGGGAAGATTTTCTTTAAAAGATTGCGCAATCCTCTCAGAATTCCAGAGGAAGATGCAAGCAATCGCTCTTTCTTATCGGGGTTTTCCATTATCTCCTGAAAAATACGACGGAGGTTAAGTAAAAACTCAATCTGTTGTATAGCACCTGTTGCGTTGAAGTGTACCATAGTTTGCTGGTATGCATCCAGAAACACATCTTTTTCTGATTTGTCTTTTGCTTTGACTGAAATAAAACTGTTCAATGTACACAATGCAAGATACATTTCTTTAAGGTCATCCATGGTTACTTCAAAGCGATTGTTAAGGAGCGCATTGGCTCTTAAGAAATCTTGCAATTTTGCCTGCTTTCGTGGGCTTATAAAGAATTTATAGTCGGATTTGCGCATATCACTTACAAACTTATTTGTTATGACATTTTTCATGAAGTATATGAAATCAGGTATTTCAATTTTAATTTCTTTATTTTTATTACGAACTATATCTGAAAGATAGATAATCTGATTAAATGGGATCTTTTTATCAGGTTCTATGGCCTTCCCCCTGCTGAATGCATATGTGTGGTCAATGAGCAATTGCTGGTACACATTATCATCTTCAGGAATTATTGCTTTGTAAGTAAAGCGGTCAAGTATTGCTTCGGTCACTTCATTCATTCGCATGTAGTTAGCAGTAGCGATAGCGGTGTGGATAGCAGCATCAATTTGTTCAGGACCATTGATGAATTTC is a genomic window of Spirochaetota bacterium containing:
- a CDS encoding MoxR family ATPase, yielding MKTQNPSQRNYLNDAESLLDQEGYIIIAPDEERKELQPEEKPAARSEHVTTLQTEKLPGKKPEILPKAIEAEATDIPSTIQYLKWHMERIAKNVIGREEIIKQAMYAILTREHMLLLSRTGMAKSYLANYIFNTFDNVRIFASQASKEQTPDNYFGPYNIEEFKKGRIRHNIHGSIIEANLVFLDEFFDASDVVLRSLLSVLNERKFINGPEQIDAAIHTAIATANYMRMNEVTEAILDRFTYKAIIPEDDNVYQQLLIDHTYAFSRGKAIEPDKKIPFNQIIYLSDIVRNKNKEIKIEIPDFIYFMKNVITNKFVSDMRKSDYKFFISPRKQAKLQDFLRANALLNNRFEVTMDDLKEMYLALCTLNSFISVKAKDKSEKDVFLDAYQQTMVHFNATGAIQQIEFLLNLRRIFQEIMENPDKKERLLASSSGILRGLRNLLKKIFPSRASDDEITLETLKRSLTELQPAVEEVRELKEGITKDYFAIL